The following proteins come from a genomic window of Acinonyx jubatus isolate Ajub_Pintada_27869175 chromosome C1, VMU_Ajub_asm_v1.0, whole genome shotgun sequence:
- the NR4A2 gene encoding nuclear receptor subfamily 4 group A member 2 isoform X2 yields MPCVQAQYGSSPQGASPASQSYSYHSSGEYSSDFLTPEFVKFSMDLTNTEITATTSLPSFSTFMDNYSTGYDVKPPCLYQMPLSGQQSSIKVEDIQMHNYQQHSHLPPQSEEMMPHSGSVYYKPSSPPTPTTPGFQVQHSPMWDDPGSLHNFHQNYVATTHMIEQRKTPVSRLSLFSFKQSPPGTPVSSCQMRFDGPLHVPMNPEQAGSHHVVDGQTFAVPNPIRKPASMGFPGLQIGHASQLLDTQVPSPPSRGSPSNEGLCAVCGDNAACQHYGVRTCEGCKGFFKRTVQKNAKYVCLANKNCPVDKRRRNRCQYCRFQKCLAVGMVKEVVRTDSLKGRRGRLPSKPKSPQEPSPPSPPFQANPDYQMSGDDTQHIQQFYDLLTGSMEIIRGWAEKIPGFADLPKADQDLLFESAFLELFVLRLAYRSNPVEGKLIFCNGVVLHRLQCVRGFGEWIDSIVEFSSNLQNMNIDISAFSCIAALAMVTERHGLKEPKRVEELQNKIVNCLKDHVTFNNGGLNRPNYLSKLLGKLPELRTLCTQGLQRIFYLKLEDLVPPPAIIDKLFLDTLPF; encoded by the exons ATGCCTTGTGTTCAGGCGCAGTATGGGTCCTCGCCTCAAGGAGCCAGCCCCGCTTCTCAGAGCTACAGTTACCACTCTTCGGGAGAATACAGCTCCGATTTCTTAACTCCAGAGTTTGTCAAGTTTAGCATGGACCTCACCAACACTGAAATCACTGCCACCACTTCTCTCCCCAGCTTCAGTACCTTTATGGACAACTACAGCACAGGCTACGACGTCAAGCCACCTTGCTTGTACCAAATGCCCCTGTCCGGACAGCAGTCCTCCATTAAGGTAGAAGACATTCAGATGCACAACTACCAGCAACACAGCCACCTGCCCCCTCAGTCCGAGGAGATGATGCCGCACTCCGGGTCGGTTTACTACAAGCCCTCCTCGCCCCCGACGCCCACCACCCCGGGCTTTCAAGTGCAGCACAGCCCCATGTGGGATGACCCAGGCTCCCTCCACAACTTCCATCAGAACTACGTGGCCACCACGCACATGATCGAGCAGAGGAAAACGCCCGTCTCCCGCCTCTCCCTCTTCTCATTTAAGCAGTCGCCCCCCGGCACCCCCGTGTCTAGCTGCCAGATGCGCTTCGACGGGCCCCTGCACGTCCCCATGAACCCGGAGCAGGCGGGCAGCCACCACGTGGTGGACGGGCAGACCTTCGCTGTGCCCAACCCCATCCGAAAGCCCGCGTCCATGGGCTTCCCAGGCCTGCAGATCGGCCACGCGTCGCAGCTGCTGGACACGCAGGTGCCCTCGCCGCCGTCGCGGGGCTCTCCCTCCAACGAGGGGCTGTGCGCTGTGTGCGGCGACAACGCGGCCTGCCAGCACTATGGCGTGCGCACCTGTGAGGGCTGCAAAGGTTTCTTCAAG CGCACGGTACAAAAAAACGCAAAATACGTGTgtttagcaaataaaaactgCCCAGTGGACAAGCGGCGCCGGAATCGCTGTCAGTACTGCCGATTTCAGAAGTGCCTGGCTGTTGGGATGGTCAAAGAAG TGGTTCGCACGGACAGTTTAAAAGGCCGGAGAGGTCGCTTGCCCTCGAAACCGAAGAGCCCACAGGAGCCCTCTCCCCCCTCGCCCCCG TTCCAGGCGAACCCTGACTATCAGATGAGTGGCGATGACACCCAGCATATCCAGCAGTTCTATGATCTCCTGACTGGCTCCATGGAGATCATCAGGGGCTGGGCCGAGAAGATCCCGGGCTTCGCTGACCTGCCCAAAGCCGACCAAGACCTGCTTTTCGAGTCTGCTTTCTTAGAACTGTTTGTGCTGCGATTAGCATACAG GTCCAACCCAGTGGAGGGTAAACTCATCTTTTGCAATGGGGTGGTCTTGCACAGGTTGCAATGCGTTCGTGGCTTTGGGGAATGGATTGATTCCATTGTTGAATTCTCCTCCAACTTGCAGAATATGAACATCGACATTTCTGCCTTCTCCTGCATTGCTGCCCTGGCTATGGTCACAG AGAGACACGGGCTCAAGGAACCCAAGAGAGTGGAAGAACTGCAAAACAAGATTGTAAATTGTCTCAAAGACCATGTGACTTTCAATAATGGGGGGTTGAACCGCCCCAACTATTTGTCCAAACTGTTGGGGAAGCTCCCAGAACTTCGTACTCTTTGCACACAGGGGCTACAGCGCATTTTCTACCTGAAACTAGAAGACTTGGTACCACCGCCAGCAATAATTGACAAACTTTTCCTGGACACTTTACCTTTCTAA
- the NR4A2 gene encoding nuclear receptor subfamily 4 group A member 2 isoform X1, which translates to MPCVQAQYGSSPQGASPASQSYSYHSSGEYSSDFLTPEFVKFSMDLTNTEITATTSLPSFSTFMDNYSTGYDVKPPCLYQMPLSGQQSSIKVEDIQMHNYQQHSHLPPQSEEMMPHSGSVYYKPSSPPTPTTPGFQVQHSPMWDDPGSLHNFHQNYVATTHMIEQRKTPVSRLSLFSFKQSPPGTPVSSCQMRFDGPLHVPMNPEQAGSHHVVDGQTFAVPNPIRKPASMGFPGLQIGHASQLLDTQVPSPPSRGSPSNEGLCAVCGDNAACQHYGVRTCEGCKGFFKRTVQKNAKYVCLANKNCPVDKRRRNRCQYCRFQKCLAVGMVKEVVRTDSLKGRRGRLPSKPKSPQEPSPPSPPVSLISALVRAHVDSNPAMTSLDYSRFQANPDYQMSGDDTQHIQQFYDLLTGSMEIIRGWAEKIPGFADLPKADQDLLFESAFLELFVLRLAYRSNPVEGKLIFCNGVVLHRLQCVRGFGEWIDSIVEFSSNLQNMNIDISAFSCIAALAMVTERHGLKEPKRVEELQNKIVNCLKDHVTFNNGGLNRPNYLSKLLGKLPELRTLCTQGLQRIFYLKLEDLVPPPAIIDKLFLDTLPF; encoded by the exons ATGCCTTGTGTTCAGGCGCAGTATGGGTCCTCGCCTCAAGGAGCCAGCCCCGCTTCTCAGAGCTACAGTTACCACTCTTCGGGAGAATACAGCTCCGATTTCTTAACTCCAGAGTTTGTCAAGTTTAGCATGGACCTCACCAACACTGAAATCACTGCCACCACTTCTCTCCCCAGCTTCAGTACCTTTATGGACAACTACAGCACAGGCTACGACGTCAAGCCACCTTGCTTGTACCAAATGCCCCTGTCCGGACAGCAGTCCTCCATTAAGGTAGAAGACATTCAGATGCACAACTACCAGCAACACAGCCACCTGCCCCCTCAGTCCGAGGAGATGATGCCGCACTCCGGGTCGGTTTACTACAAGCCCTCCTCGCCCCCGACGCCCACCACCCCGGGCTTTCAAGTGCAGCACAGCCCCATGTGGGATGACCCAGGCTCCCTCCACAACTTCCATCAGAACTACGTGGCCACCACGCACATGATCGAGCAGAGGAAAACGCCCGTCTCCCGCCTCTCCCTCTTCTCATTTAAGCAGTCGCCCCCCGGCACCCCCGTGTCTAGCTGCCAGATGCGCTTCGACGGGCCCCTGCACGTCCCCATGAACCCGGAGCAGGCGGGCAGCCACCACGTGGTGGACGGGCAGACCTTCGCTGTGCCCAACCCCATCCGAAAGCCCGCGTCCATGGGCTTCCCAGGCCTGCAGATCGGCCACGCGTCGCAGCTGCTGGACACGCAGGTGCCCTCGCCGCCGTCGCGGGGCTCTCCCTCCAACGAGGGGCTGTGCGCTGTGTGCGGCGACAACGCGGCCTGCCAGCACTATGGCGTGCGCACCTGTGAGGGCTGCAAAGGTTTCTTCAAG CGCACGGTACAAAAAAACGCAAAATACGTGTgtttagcaaataaaaactgCCCAGTGGACAAGCGGCGCCGGAATCGCTGTCAGTACTGCCGATTTCAGAAGTGCCTGGCTGTTGGGATGGTCAAAGAAG TGGTTCGCACGGACAGTTTAAAAGGCCGGAGAGGTCGCTTGCCCTCGAAACCGAAGAGCCCACAGGAGCCCTCTCCCCCCTCGCCCCCGGTGAGTCTGATCAGTGCCCTCGTCAGGGCCCATGTCGACTCCAACCCGGCTATGACCAGCCTGGACTATTCCAGG TTCCAGGCGAACCCTGACTATCAGATGAGTGGCGATGACACCCAGCATATCCAGCAGTTCTATGATCTCCTGACTGGCTCCATGGAGATCATCAGGGGCTGGGCCGAGAAGATCCCGGGCTTCGCTGACCTGCCCAAAGCCGACCAAGACCTGCTTTTCGAGTCTGCTTTCTTAGAACTGTTTGTGCTGCGATTAGCATACAG GTCCAACCCAGTGGAGGGTAAACTCATCTTTTGCAATGGGGTGGTCTTGCACAGGTTGCAATGCGTTCGTGGCTTTGGGGAATGGATTGATTCCATTGTTGAATTCTCCTCCAACTTGCAGAATATGAACATCGACATTTCTGCCTTCTCCTGCATTGCTGCCCTGGCTATGGTCACAG AGAGACACGGGCTCAAGGAACCCAAGAGAGTGGAAGAACTGCAAAACAAGATTGTAAATTGTCTCAAAGACCATGTGACTTTCAATAATGGGGGGTTGAACCGCCCCAACTATTTGTCCAAACTGTTGGGGAAGCTCCCAGAACTTCGTACTCTTTGCACACAGGGGCTACAGCGCATTTTCTACCTGAAACTAGAAGACTTGGTACCACCGCCAGCAATAATTGACAAACTTTTCCTGGACACTTTACCTTTCTAA
- the NR4A2 gene encoding nuclear receptor subfamily 4 group A member 2 isoform X3, protein MDNYSTGYDVKPPCLYQMPLSGQQSSIKVEDIQMHNYQQHSHLPPQSEEMMPHSGSVYYKPSSPPTPTTPGFQVQHSPMWDDPGSLHNFHQNYVATTHMIEQRKTPVSRLSLFSFKQSPPGTPVSSCQMRFDGPLHVPMNPEQAGSHHVVDGQTFAVPNPIRKPASMGFPGLQIGHASQLLDTQVPSPPSRGSPSNEGLCAVCGDNAACQHYGVRTCEGCKGFFKRTVQKNAKYVCLANKNCPVDKRRRNRCQYCRFQKCLAVGMVKEVVRTDSLKGRRGRLPSKPKSPQEPSPPSPPVSLISALVRAHVDSNPAMTSLDYSRFQANPDYQMSGDDTQHIQQFYDLLTGSMEIIRGWAEKIPGFADLPKADQDLLFESAFLELFVLRLAYRSNPVEGKLIFCNGVVLHRLQCVRGFGEWIDSIVEFSSNLQNMNIDISAFSCIAALAMVTERHGLKEPKRVEELQNKIVNCLKDHVTFNNGGLNRPNYLSKLLGKLPELRTLCTQGLQRIFYLKLEDLVPPPAIIDKLFLDTLPF, encoded by the exons ATGGACAACTACAGCACAGGCTACGACGTCAAGCCACCTTGCTTGTACCAAATGCCCCTGTCCGGACAGCAGTCCTCCATTAAGGTAGAAGACATTCAGATGCACAACTACCAGCAACACAGCCACCTGCCCCCTCAGTCCGAGGAGATGATGCCGCACTCCGGGTCGGTTTACTACAAGCCCTCCTCGCCCCCGACGCCCACCACCCCGGGCTTTCAAGTGCAGCACAGCCCCATGTGGGATGACCCAGGCTCCCTCCACAACTTCCATCAGAACTACGTGGCCACCACGCACATGATCGAGCAGAGGAAAACGCCCGTCTCCCGCCTCTCCCTCTTCTCATTTAAGCAGTCGCCCCCCGGCACCCCCGTGTCTAGCTGCCAGATGCGCTTCGACGGGCCCCTGCACGTCCCCATGAACCCGGAGCAGGCGGGCAGCCACCACGTGGTGGACGGGCAGACCTTCGCTGTGCCCAACCCCATCCGAAAGCCCGCGTCCATGGGCTTCCCAGGCCTGCAGATCGGCCACGCGTCGCAGCTGCTGGACACGCAGGTGCCCTCGCCGCCGTCGCGGGGCTCTCCCTCCAACGAGGGGCTGTGCGCTGTGTGCGGCGACAACGCGGCCTGCCAGCACTATGGCGTGCGCACCTGTGAGGGCTGCAAAGGTTTCTTCAAG CGCACGGTACAAAAAAACGCAAAATACGTGTgtttagcaaataaaaactgCCCAGTGGACAAGCGGCGCCGGAATCGCTGTCAGTACTGCCGATTTCAGAAGTGCCTGGCTGTTGGGATGGTCAAAGAAG TGGTTCGCACGGACAGTTTAAAAGGCCGGAGAGGTCGCTTGCCCTCGAAACCGAAGAGCCCACAGGAGCCCTCTCCCCCCTCGCCCCCGGTGAGTCTGATCAGTGCCCTCGTCAGGGCCCATGTCGACTCCAACCCGGCTATGACCAGCCTGGACTATTCCAGG TTCCAGGCGAACCCTGACTATCAGATGAGTGGCGATGACACCCAGCATATCCAGCAGTTCTATGATCTCCTGACTGGCTCCATGGAGATCATCAGGGGCTGGGCCGAGAAGATCCCGGGCTTCGCTGACCTGCCCAAAGCCGACCAAGACCTGCTTTTCGAGTCTGCTTTCTTAGAACTGTTTGTGCTGCGATTAGCATACAG GTCCAACCCAGTGGAGGGTAAACTCATCTTTTGCAATGGGGTGGTCTTGCACAGGTTGCAATGCGTTCGTGGCTTTGGGGAATGGATTGATTCCATTGTTGAATTCTCCTCCAACTTGCAGAATATGAACATCGACATTTCTGCCTTCTCCTGCATTGCTGCCCTGGCTATGGTCACAG AGAGACACGGGCTCAAGGAACCCAAGAGAGTGGAAGAACTGCAAAACAAGATTGTAAATTGTCTCAAAGACCATGTGACTTTCAATAATGGGGGGTTGAACCGCCCCAACTATTTGTCCAAACTGTTGGGGAAGCTCCCAGAACTTCGTACTCTTTGCACACAGGGGCTACAGCGCATTTTCTACCTGAAACTAGAAGACTTGGTACCACCGCCAGCAATAATTGACAAACTTTTCCTGGACACTTTACCTTTCTAA